One Paraburkholderia kururiensis DNA window includes the following coding sequences:
- a CDS encoding acetaldehyde dehydrogenase (acetylating), with protein MTQKIRCALIGPGNIGTDLLAKLQRSPVLEPVWMVGIDPDSDGLKRARELGIQTTAEGVDGLLPHVKADNVQIAFDATSAYVHAENSRKLNELGVMMIDLTPAAIGPYCVPPVNLKQHIGKREMNVNMVTCGGQATIPMVYAVSRVQPVDYAEIIATVSSRSAGPGTRKNIDEFTRTTAAAVARVGGAKEGKAIIVINPADPPLIMRDTVHCLTADTPDEARITDSILAMIEEVQRYVPGYRLVNGPVFDGKRVSVYLEVAGLGDYLPRYAGNLDIMTAAAARTAEMFAEELIAGRITLAPVEGAAA; from the coding sequence ATGACACAGAAAATCCGTTGCGCGTTGATTGGCCCAGGCAACATCGGGACGGACCTGCTCGCGAAACTGCAGCGCAGCCCAGTGCTGGAGCCCGTCTGGATGGTGGGCATCGACCCCGACTCCGACGGCCTCAAACGGGCCCGCGAACTGGGCATCCAGACCACGGCGGAGGGCGTGGACGGCCTGCTTCCGCACGTGAAGGCCGACAACGTGCAGATCGCCTTCGACGCCACGAGCGCCTATGTGCACGCCGAAAACAGCCGCAAGCTCAACGAACTCGGCGTGATGATGATCGACCTCACACCGGCGGCCATTGGTCCGTACTGCGTACCACCTGTCAATCTCAAGCAGCACATCGGCAAACGCGAGATGAACGTGAACATGGTGACGTGCGGCGGCCAGGCCACCATTCCGATGGTGTATGCCGTTTCGCGCGTGCAGCCCGTGGATTACGCGGAGATCATTGCGACCGTCTCGTCACGCTCGGCCGGGCCGGGCACGCGCAAGAACATCGACGAGTTCACGCGCACCACGGCAGCCGCGGTGGCGCGCGTGGGCGGTGCGAAAGAGGGCAAGGCGATCATCGTCATCAATCCGGCCGATCCGCCGCTCATCATGCGCGACACCGTCCATTGCCTGACAGCGGATACGCCCGACGAAGCGCGCATCACCGACTCCATTCTCGCGATGATCGAAGAGGTGCAACGCTACGTGCCCGGCTACCGGCTGGTGAACGGCCCCGTGTTTGACGGCAAACGCGTGTCCGTCTATCTGGAGGTGGCGGGACTCGGCGACTACCTGCCGCGCTACGCCGGCAATCTCGACATCATGACCGCGGCGGCGGCACGCACGGCGGAGATGTTCGCCGAAGAACTGATCGCAGGCCGCATCACGCTTGCGCCCGTGGAAGGCGCGGCCGCCTGA
- the dmpG gene encoding 4-hydroxy-2-oxovalerate aldolase, whose protein sequence is MNLKGKRITVHDMTLRDGMHPKRHQMTLDQMRSIAQGLDDAGVPLIEVTHGDGLGGSSVNYGFPAHTDEAYLGAVIPLLKRAKVSALLLPGIGTVDHLRMAHRLGVHTIRVATHCTEADVSEQHITLARKLEMDTVGFLMMSHMNSPEGLVKQAKLMEGYGANCIYITDSAGYMLPDDVKVRLTAVRDALKPETELGFHGHHNLAMGVANSLAAIECGANRIDGAAAGLGAGAGNTPLEVFVAVCDRMGIETGVDVWKIQDVAEDLVVPMMDFPIRIDRDSLTLGYAGVYGSFLLFAKRAGEKYGIPARDILVELGRRGMVGGQEDMIEDTALTLKKAREQAARKEAA, encoded by the coding sequence ATGAATCTCAAAGGCAAGCGCATTACCGTGCACGACATGACGCTGCGCGACGGTATGCACCCCAAACGTCACCAAATGACGCTCGATCAGATGCGCAGCATCGCCCAGGGGCTGGACGATGCCGGCGTGCCCCTCATCGAAGTGACGCACGGCGACGGCCTGGGTGGGTCGTCGGTGAACTACGGCTTCCCCGCGCACACGGACGAAGCGTATCTCGGCGCCGTGATTCCGTTGCTCAAGCGCGCGAAGGTGTCGGCGCTGCTGCTGCCGGGTATCGGCACGGTCGATCATCTGAGGATGGCGCACAGACTCGGCGTGCATACCATTCGCGTGGCCACGCACTGCACTGAAGCCGACGTGTCGGAGCAGCACATCACGCTCGCCCGCAAGCTCGAGATGGACACCGTCGGCTTTCTGATGATGAGCCACATGAATAGCCCCGAGGGCCTCGTGAAGCAGGCGAAGCTGATGGAAGGGTATGGCGCGAACTGCATCTACATCACGGACTCGGCGGGCTACATGCTGCCCGACGACGTCAAGGTGCGTCTTACCGCGGTGCGCGACGCGCTGAAGCCGGAGACCGAACTGGGCTTTCACGGTCACCACAACCTGGCGATGGGCGTGGCGAATTCGCTGGCCGCCATCGAATGCGGCGCGAACCGCATCGACGGTGCCGCCGCGGGGCTCGGCGCCGGTGCGGGCAACACGCCGCTCGAAGTGTTCGTGGCCGTGTGCGACCGCATGGGCATCGAAACCGGCGTGGACGTCTGGAAGATTCAGGACGTGGCCGAAGACCTCGTGGTGCCCATGATGGACTTCCCCATTCGCATCGACCGCGATTCGCTCACGCTCGGCTATGCGGGCGTGTACGGCTCGTTCCTGCTGTTCGCCAAGCGCGCGGGCGAGAAGTACGGTATCCCGGCGCGCGACATTCTGGTCGAACTGGGCCGGCGCGGCATGGTGGGCGGCCAGGAAGACATGATCGAAGACACCGCGCTCACGCTGAAGAAGGCCCGCGAACAGGCCGCCCGCAAGGAAGCCGCATGA
- the dmpH gene encoding 2-oxo-3-hexenedioate decarboxylase, producing MNLPIDTIQSLAAHLDECALHARDTVKITDTWPTMDWGDAYAVQDAMRQRHLVRGARLVGYKAGLTSHAKMRQMGVDTPVFGYLMDTFAIEDGGVCRANELIHPKVEPEIAFVTRAELKGPGCHIGNVLAATDFVLPGIEVIDSRYRDFKFDLKSVVADNTSAARFVVGGQPLAVEGVDLRTIGIVMEKNGEPVAFGAGAAVLGHPAAAIAMLANHLGARGESIPAGSLILSGGITEAVAVETGDNITLRVQGMGSTGLRFI from the coding sequence ATGAACCTGCCCATCGACACCATTCAATCGCTCGCGGCGCACCTCGACGAGTGCGCCCTTCACGCGCGCGACACCGTGAAGATCACCGACACCTGGCCCACCATGGATTGGGGCGACGCCTACGCGGTGCAGGACGCCATGCGGCAGCGGCATCTCGTGCGCGGCGCGCGGCTCGTCGGGTACAAGGCGGGACTGACGTCGCACGCGAAGATGCGCCAGATGGGCGTGGACACGCCCGTCTTCGGCTATCTCATGGATACGTTCGCGATTGAAGACGGCGGCGTCTGTCGCGCAAACGAACTCATTCACCCGAAGGTGGAGCCGGAGATCGCCTTCGTTACGCGCGCGGAACTGAAGGGACCCGGCTGCCACATCGGCAACGTGCTGGCCGCAACAGACTTCGTTCTGCCAGGCATCGAAGTCATCGACAGCCGTTACCGCGACTTCAAGTTCGACCTGAAGAGCGTGGTGGCCGACAATACGTCGGCCGCACGCTTTGTTGTGGGCGGCCAGCCGCTTGCCGTGGAGGGCGTGGACTTGCGCACGATCGGCATCGTCATGGAAAAGAATGGCGAGCCGGTCGCGTTCGGCGCAGGCGCCGCCGTCCTCGGGCATCCGGCCGCGGCCATTGCCATGCTCGCGAACCATCTCGGCGCACGCGGCGAATCGATTCCGGCAGGCAGCCTCATTCTTTCGGGCGGCATCACGGAAGCGGTGGCGGTCGAGACCGGCGACAACATCACATTGCGCGTCCAGGGAATGGGTTCCACCGGACTGCGCTTCATCTGA
- a CDS encoding 2-hydroxymuconate tautomerase has product MPIAQLYILEGRDDEKKERLIAEVSEAIHRAIDAPLESVRVIIVEMPKEHFGIGGQSAKKRGR; this is encoded by the coding sequence GTGCCCATTGCCCAGCTTTACATCCTGGAAGGTCGCGACGACGAAAAGAAGGAGCGGCTGATCGCCGAGGTCAGCGAGGCGATTCATCGCGCCATCGACGCGCCGCTCGAATCGGTGCGCGTCATCATCGTCGAAATGCCGAAGGAGCACTTCGGCATCGGCGGGCAGAGCGCGAAAAAGCGCGGACGCTGA
- a CDS encoding alpha/beta fold hydrolase, which produces MQTQPQAAKSIVANGIRTHYHDVGEGPVVLLIHGSGPGVTALANWRLTMPAFAQRFRVIAPDMVGFGDTERPAGFRYSMENWAAHLLGLLDVLGVERAHVVGNSFGGALALALTIEAPQRVGRLVLMGSAGTAFRITEGLDAVWGYTPSIENMRALLDIFAYDRTLVNDDLAKLRYEASVQPGYQESFANLFPAPRQRWVDALASPEQAIRAISHETLIVHGREDKVIPLTSSLRLAELIPRAQLHVFGQCGHWTQIEHAARFNRLVIDHFSEAGDPPSEAA; this is translated from the coding sequence ATGCAGACCCAACCTCAAGCGGCAAAAAGCATTGTTGCCAACGGCATACGCACGCACTACCACGACGTGGGCGAAGGGCCCGTGGTGTTGTTGATCCACGGCTCGGGGCCTGGCGTCACGGCCCTTGCGAACTGGCGGCTCACCATGCCGGCGTTCGCGCAACGTTTTCGCGTGATCGCGCCGGACATGGTGGGCTTCGGCGACACGGAACGCCCGGCGGGATTTCGCTACTCGATGGAGAACTGGGCGGCGCACCTCTTGGGCTTGCTCGATGTGCTGGGCGTGGAGCGTGCGCACGTGGTGGGCAACTCGTTCGGCGGGGCACTCGCACTCGCATTGACGATCGAAGCGCCCCAACGCGTGGGCCGGCTCGTGCTGATGGGAAGCGCCGGCACCGCATTTCGCATCACGGAGGGGCTGGATGCGGTGTGGGGCTATACGCCGTCGATCGAAAACATGCGCGCGCTGCTCGACATCTTCGCCTATGACCGCACACTGGTGAACGACGATCTGGCGAAGCTGCGCTACGAAGCGAGCGTGCAGCCGGGCTACCAGGAGTCATTCGCCAACCTGTTTCCGGCGCCGCGCCAACGCTGGGTGGATGCGCTCGCGAGCCCGGAGCAGGCGATTCGCGCCATTTCGCACGAAACGCTGATCGTTCACGGCCGAGAGGACAAGGTCATTCCGCTCACTTCTTCGCTGCGCCTCGCCGAGCTGATTCCCCGGGCTCAGCTTCACGTGTTTGGTCAATGCGGCCACTGGACACAGATCGAACACGCTGCACGCTTTAACCGCCTTGTGATCGACCATTTCAGCGAAGCGGGCGATCCGCCTTCGGAAGCCGCGTAG
- a CDS encoding outer membrane protein transport protein: MKGNGIRVAVALCMAVWAGRALATDVFNLEGFGPVSRAMGGSGVAYNVGPAAMMLNPATLGMMSDGRYVDLGLDIVTTDIKATNTATGETATSGNHGNNNGPYFAPETAFVYRHGRYAFGVGAFAEGGLGTQFGGSSFLSRTTTNGIDTGFDNFSRLLVLRIPFALSYDVTDKLTVGGSLDAVWTSLNLGMLLDASQIGTLAAQRRASGTLLPTLASVPGLSGGYINFSHNGIVGGGVDAWGIGGKLGLTYRLTPDTVLGMAYNFKTHVGDLGGHATLSAVSSVAGNIPLSGEVTVHNFEMPAQFTAGLSHRFNDHWSVSADYQRVFLASVMKDINVTFVQSGSGANLNLSLPQNYRDINVFAIGAEYRYNASLAFRAGFHYAQEAIPNNTLFAVIPAIPTTSVTGGVSYAFSKNDQVDFALSYALQKTLTNTSQPNTSAPLKVTHSQLNAAMSWQKRF, encoded by the coding sequence GTGAAAGGTAATGGCATTCGTGTAGCGGTCGCGCTATGCATGGCGGTATGGGCCGGTCGTGCGCTGGCGACAGACGTATTCAACCTCGAAGGCTTCGGCCCTGTCTCGCGCGCCATGGGTGGAAGCGGGGTGGCGTACAACGTCGGCCCCGCCGCGATGATGCTGAACCCCGCCACGCTCGGCATGATGAGCGACGGACGCTACGTCGACCTGGGCCTCGACATCGTCACCACCGACATCAAGGCCACCAATACGGCCACGGGTGAAACGGCGACGTCAGGCAATCACGGCAACAACAACGGTCCGTACTTCGCGCCGGAGACCGCGTTCGTGTACCGCCACGGGCGCTACGCGTTCGGCGTGGGCGCGTTTGCCGAAGGCGGGCTGGGCACGCAGTTCGGCGGCAGCAGTTTTCTGTCGCGCACCACGACCAACGGCATCGATACCGGCTTCGACAATTTCTCGCGGCTGCTCGTGTTGCGCATTCCGTTTGCCCTCTCGTACGACGTTACGGACAAACTCACCGTCGGCGGTTCGTTGGACGCCGTGTGGACGTCGCTGAACCTCGGCATGCTGCTGGACGCCTCGCAGATCGGCACGCTTGCGGCGCAGCGCCGTGCCTCGGGCACGCTGCTGCCCACCCTGGCCAGCGTGCCGGGGCTCTCGGGCGGCTACATCAATTTCTCGCACAACGGCATAGTGGGCGGCGGCGTCGACGCATGGGGGATAGGCGGCAAGCTGGGCCTCACGTATCGGCTCACGCCGGACACCGTGTTGGGCATGGCGTACAACTTCAAGACCCACGTGGGGGACCTGGGCGGCCACGCAACGTTGTCCGCCGTGAGTTCCGTTGCGGGGAACATTCCGCTTTCGGGCGAGGTGACGGTCCATAACTTCGAGATGCCGGCGCAGTTCACGGCGGGCCTCAGCCACCGTTTCAACGACCACTGGAGCGTGTCGGCCGACTATCAGCGCGTGTTTCTCGCCAGCGTGATGAAGGACATCAACGTGACCTTCGTGCAGTCGGGCAGCGGGGCGAACCTCAACCTCTCGTTGCCGCAGAATTACCGCGACATCAACGTGTTCGCGATCGGCGCGGAATACCGCTACAACGCGAGCCTCGCGTTCCGCGCGGGCTTCCACTATGCGCAGGAGGCCATTCCGAACAACACGCTGTTCGCGGTCATACCGGCCATTCCCACCACGAGCGTGACGGGTGGTGTCTCGTATGCGTTCAGCAAGAACGATCAGGTGGATTTCGCGCTGTCGTATGCGCTGCAAAAGACGTTGACGAATACGAGCCAGCCGAACACGTCCGCGCCGCTCAAGGTGACTCACTCGCAACTCAACGCGGCAATGTCCTGGCAGAAGCGGTTCTGA
- a CDS encoding sigma 54-interacting transcriptional regulator → MPKHHTHGAAHAASPMAPSARSADGKPDGKRSKEVRVPAIHDLAKRLRFAPQQGRIWLDDQRMMLMHISSLGALRQELIESLGKETARGLVTRIGYQAGTRDAAMTRKVRAGSNSYDDFLAGPQLVSLEGIVHCEPIALDIDVGRGHYFGDFYLIDCAEAETHIASYGIGNEAVCWMLTGYACGYTSAFMGRPILWREIECRGMGHAKCRVVGKPVEDWEDPQDDLRFLQIGDFAKWSLEPQAALPATSRIAERIVEAPEQSVGVVGISAGFNTVCHMVNKVAPTEATVLFLGESGVGKEVFANNLHNLSKRASGPFVAVNCASIPEHLMESELFGVERGGYTGATSSRAGRFERANGGTLFLDEIGTLSYTAQGKLLRALQQGELERVGDTRTRKIDVRVVAATNVNLREAVKAGLFREDLFFRLNVFPIHVPPLRDRRDDIPLMMNWFLQRLAKKHDKHITGFRERAVDALFNYDWPGNVRELENMIERAVILAEDGGALDLCHLFTTGEEIDVSSFILKRSGNIGLLNEPVEAVPPALAGAGRPGLAETEAAMLRAAVAEANGNLSLAARVLGISRPKLAYRLRKYGIPIDRA, encoded by the coding sequence ATGCCGAAACACCACACGCACGGGGCCGCGCACGCCGCCTCGCCGATGGCGCCGTCCGCTCGATCCGCGGACGGCAAACCGGACGGAAAGCGCTCGAAAGAGGTCCGCGTCCCCGCCATTCACGATCTCGCGAAGCGCCTGCGTTTTGCGCCTCAGCAAGGCCGCATCTGGCTGGACGACCAGCGCATGATGCTCATGCACATCAGTTCGCTCGGTGCGCTGCGCCAGGAACTGATCGAGAGCCTCGGCAAGGAAACCGCTCGCGGCCTCGTGACCCGCATCGGCTATCAGGCGGGCACACGCGACGCCGCGATGACGCGCAAGGTTCGTGCAGGGTCGAACAGCTACGACGACTTTCTCGCCGGCCCGCAACTGGTGTCGCTCGAAGGCATCGTGCACTGCGAGCCTATCGCGCTCGACATCGACGTGGGGCGCGGGCACTACTTCGGCGACTTCTATCTGATCGATTGTGCCGAAGCCGAAACTCACATCGCGAGTTACGGCATCGGCAACGAAGCGGTCTGCTGGATGTTGACCGGCTACGCCTGCGGCTACACGAGCGCTTTCATGGGGCGCCCTATTCTGTGGCGCGAAATCGAATGCCGCGGCATGGGCCACGCGAAATGTCGCGTGGTGGGCAAGCCTGTCGAAGACTGGGAAGACCCGCAGGACGATCTGCGTTTCCTGCAGATCGGTGACTTCGCGAAATGGTCGCTCGAGCCGCAAGCCGCACTGCCCGCCACCAGCCGCATTGCCGAGCGTATTGTCGAGGCGCCTGAGCAGAGTGTCGGCGTGGTTGGTATTTCCGCCGGCTTCAACACCGTTTGCCACATGGTCAACAAGGTGGCGCCAACGGAGGCCACCGTGCTCTTTCTCGGCGAGAGCGGTGTGGGCAAGGAGGTCTTCGCGAACAACCTGCACAATCTCAGCAAGCGTGCGAGTGGCCCCTTCGTGGCCGTGAACTGCGCCTCCATTCCCGAACATCTGATGGAGTCCGAACTCTTCGGCGTGGAGCGCGGCGGCTATACCGGCGCAACGTCGTCACGCGCGGGTCGCTTCGAACGGGCCAACGGCGGCACGCTCTTTCTCGACGAGATCGGCACGCTCAGTTACACGGCGCAGGGCAAGCTGCTGCGCGCGCTTCAACAGGGCGAACTGGAACGCGTGGGCGACACGCGCACGCGCAAGATCGATGTGAGAGTGGTGGCGGCCACCAACGTGAATCTGCGGGAAGCCGTGAAAGCCGGGCTTTTTCGCGAAGACCTGTTCTTCCGTCTGAACGTGTTTCCCATTCACGTGCCGCCTTTGCGCGACCGGCGCGACGACATTCCGTTGATGATGAACTGGTTTCTCCAGCGCCTTGCCAAGAAGCACGACAAGCACATCACGGGCTTTCGCGAACGTGCGGTGGATGCCCTCTTCAACTACGACTGGCCCGGCAACGTACGTGAACTCGAAAACATGATCGAACGCGCCGTCATTCTGGCCGAAGACGGCGGCGCGCTGGACCTGTGCCACCTCTTCACCACCGGCGAGGAAATCGACGTGTCGTCGTTCATTCTCAAGCGCAGCGGCAACATCGGGCTCCTGAACGAACCTGTGGAGGCTGTGCCGCCTGCGCTCGCGGGCGCAGGCCGACCAGGGCTGGCCGAGACGGAGGCCGCGATGTTGCGCGCGGCCGTTGCCGAGGCGAACGGCAATCTCTCGCTTGCCGCGCGCGTGCTGGGCATCAGCCGGCCTAAGCTGGCCTACCGCCTGCGCAAATACGGCATCCCTATCGATCGCGCGTGA
- a CDS encoding 2Fe-2S iron-sulfur cluster-binding protein: MKHHITIEGGARFSVGADEDTLLRGALRADVGLPHECSVGGCGACRFELVAGTMETLWPEAPGLTERDHKRGKRLACQSRPLGDCTIRVRCDESYRPVVPPVRREATLEASRALTPDMNEFTFRAPGAASFRAGQYALLYPPHVQGARAYSMSNLANTDGIWQFIVRRVPQGAGSNSLFDALKPGQSITIDGPYGHAHLRDGGSREIVCIAGGSGLAPMLSVARGALAQPEGPRVHFFYGARTQADLGAAAEIDALAHERLSATVVLSSPQPLPPWSGATGFVHGEVERTIALPLDQYEFYFAGPPPMIEAVQEMLMQRYRVPFDQIHFDRFV; encoded by the coding sequence ATGAAACATCACATCACGATCGAAGGCGGCGCGCGGTTCAGCGTGGGCGCCGACGAAGACACGCTGCTGCGTGGCGCCTTGCGTGCCGACGTAGGCTTGCCGCACGAATGCAGTGTGGGCGGCTGCGGCGCCTGCCGTTTCGAACTCGTCGCGGGAACGATGGAAACGCTTTGGCCAGAGGCACCCGGTCTCACGGAGCGTGACCACAAGCGCGGCAAACGCCTTGCGTGCCAGTCGCGGCCGCTCGGCGACTGCACGATACGCGTGCGCTGCGACGAGAGTTATCGCCCTGTCGTGCCGCCCGTTCGCCGTGAAGCCACGCTAGAAGCGAGCCGGGCGCTCACGCCCGACATGAACGAGTTCACGTTCCGCGCACCCGGCGCCGCGTCGTTTCGCGCGGGGCAGTACGCCCTGCTCTATCCGCCGCACGTGCAGGGCGCCCGCGCCTATTCGATGTCCAATCTCGCGAACACGGACGGCATCTGGCAGTTCATCGTTCGCCGCGTGCCGCAAGGCGCCGGCAGCAACAGCCTGTTCGATGCGCTGAAGCCGGGGCAGTCCATCACGATCGACGGCCCGTACGGTCATGCGCATCTGCGTGACGGCGGTTCGCGCGAGATCGTCTGCATCGCGGGCGGGTCGGGACTGGCGCCGATGCTCTCCGTCGCACGCGGCGCACTGGCGCAGCCTGAGGGGCCGCGTGTGCACTTCTTCTACGGTGCGCGCACGCAGGCCGATCTGGGTGCCGCGGCCGAGATCGATGCGCTCGCGCACGAACGTCTGTCCGCCACCGTCGTGCTCTCGTCGCCGCAACCGCTTCCGCCGTGGTCCGGCGCAACCGGCTTCGTTCACGGCGAGGTGGAACGCACTATTGCCTTGCCGCTCGATCAGTACGAGTTCTATTTCGCGGGGCCGCCACCCATGATCGAAGCCGTACAGGAGATGTTGATGCAAAGGTATCGCGTGCCCTTCGATCAGATTCACTTCGATCGTTTCGTCTGA
- a CDS encoding aromatic/alkene monooxygenase hydroxylase subunit beta, whose translation MTQPEVLKPLKTWSHLATRRRKPSEYEIVSTNLHYTTDNPDAPFELDPNFGMAQWFKRYRNASPLTHADWNAFRDPDEIVYRTYNMLQDGQETYVFGLLDQFSARGHDTMLAPSWAGTLARLYTPARFLFHALQMGSAYLTQMAPASTISNCAAYQTADALRWLTHTAYRTKELSQTFGDVGLGTEERRYWEQDPAWQGWRKVVEEALTAWDWAENFVALNLVVRPAVEETVLRALGTAARHNGDTLLGLITDAHLLDAQRHRRWATALVRMALEQDGNHAVLTNWVSKWEPLADHAIDAWCAALPDAPDAAAAAKAATREFRRAMGL comes from the coding sequence ATGACTCAGCCCGAAGTTCTCAAGCCCCTGAAAACATGGAGCCATCTCGCTACGCGCCGGCGCAAGCCGAGCGAGTACGAGATCGTGTCCACTAATCTGCACTACACGACCGACAACCCCGATGCGCCGTTCGAACTTGATCCCAACTTCGGCATGGCGCAATGGTTCAAGCGGTACCGCAACGCGTCGCCGCTCACGCACGCCGACTGGAACGCGTTTCGCGACCCGGACGAGATCGTCTACCGCACCTACAACATGCTGCAGGACGGTCAGGAAACCTACGTATTCGGTTTGCTCGACCAGTTTTCGGCGCGTGGGCACGACACCATGCTCGCGCCGTCGTGGGCCGGCACGCTGGCCCGCCTTTACACGCCGGCGCGCTTCCTGTTCCACGCGCTGCAAATGGGCTCGGCTTATCTCACGCAGATGGCGCCGGCCTCCACCATTTCGAACTGCGCCGCCTACCAGACTGCGGACGCGCTGCGCTGGCTCACGCACACGGCGTACCGCACCAAAGAACTCTCGCAGACGTTCGGCGACGTGGGCCTCGGCACCGAAGAGCGGCGCTACTGGGAACAGGATCCGGCGTGGCAGGGTTGGCGCAAGGTGGTCGAAGAGGCGCTCACGGCGTGGGACTGGGCCGAAAACTTCGTTGCCCTGAATCTCGTCGTGCGGCCTGCGGTGGAAGAAACCGTACTGCGCGCGCTGGGCACCGCTGCGCGTCATAACGGCGACACGCTGCTCGGGCTCATCACGGACGCGCACCTCCTCGACGCGCAACGGCATCGCCGCTGGGCCACCGCGCTCGTGCGCATGGCACTCGAGCAGGACGGCAATCACGCCGTGCTGACGAACTGGGTGAGCAAGTGGGAGCCGCTGGCCGATCACGCCATCGACGCCTGGTGCGCCGCCCTGCCCGATGCGCCGGATGCGGCTGCGGCGGCGAAAGCCGCCACGCGTGAATTCCGACGCGCGATGGGTCTGTGA
- a CDS encoding MmoB/DmpM family protein, giving the protein MSTDNTGEAYRNNRVGPVLRASSITAGVIEAAHEDNPDKTIRVDDKLAYVRIYADGELILRRATLEETLGRPFRMSELEVNLSSFSGRIETTDDYVRFYYEKTL; this is encoded by the coding sequence ATGAGCACCGACAACACAGGCGAGGCGTACCGCAATAACCGCGTAGGCCCCGTGCTGCGCGCAAGCAGCATCACCGCGGGCGTCATCGAAGCCGCGCACGAGGACAACCCCGACAAGACGATCCGCGTGGACGACAAGCTCGCCTACGTTCGCATCTATGCGGACGGCGAACTGATCCTGCGCCGCGCGACGCTTGAAGAAACGCTGGGCAGGCCGTTCAGGATGTCCGAACTCGAAGTCAACCTCAGCTCGTTCTCCGGCCGTATCGAGACGACAGACGACTACGTGCGCTTCTATTACGAAAAAACGCTTTGA
- a CDS encoding Rieske 2Fe-2S domain-containing protein — translation MKFQKVCTLDDLWEGEMTEAEVDGHVIVLVRPEGGEPRAFQGICPHQDIPLVEGKFDGRVLMCRAHQWTFDANTGKGINPGDCRLAEYAVKIDGDDVLVAVEGVEPLFAHS, via the coding sequence ATGAAGTTCCAGAAAGTTTGCACGCTCGACGACCTCTGGGAAGGCGAGATGACCGAAGCGGAAGTGGATGGCCACGTGATCGTGCTCGTGCGCCCCGAAGGCGGCGAACCGCGCGCGTTCCAGGGCATTTGTCCGCACCAGGACATCCCGCTCGTGGAAGGCAAGTTCGACGGCCGCGTGCTGATGTGCCGCGCCCATCAATGGACCTTCGACGCCAACACCGGCAAGGGCATCAACCCCGGCGACTGCCGGCTCGCCGAATACGCCGTGAAGATCGACGGCGACGACGTGCTCGTTGCCGTCGAGGGCGTCGAGCCCCTCTTCGCCCACTCCTGA
- a CDS encoding toluene-4-monooxygenase system B family protein codes for MALFPVISNFQYDFVLQLVAVDTGNTMDEVAAAAAHHSVGRRVAPQPDKVVRVRRQGSEAFYPRDAKLEETDIRPMETLEFIFCEN; via the coding sequence ATGGCACTTTTCCCCGTGATTTCCAATTTTCAGTACGACTTCGTATTGCAGCTCGTCGCGGTGGACACCGGCAATACGATGGACGAGGTGGCCGCCGCGGCGGCTCACCATTCCGTGGGCCGGCGCGTTGCGCCGCAGCCTGACAAGGTGGTGCGCGTGCGCCGCCAGGGCAGCGAGGCGTTCTATCCCCGCGATGCGAAGCTCGAAGAAACCGACATTCGCCCCATGGAAACGCTCGAATTCATCTTTTGCGAAAACTGA